A portion of the Shewanella sp. SNU WT4 genome contains these proteins:
- a CDS encoding thiol:disulfide interchange protein DsbA/DsbL, which yields MKKALLVALALVIAPMAAMAADYKEGVHYTVINQGPATAKPEIKEFFSFYCGHCFNFAKTVVPQIKSTLPKGVAFNQAHVEFIGREMGPEMSRAFAVARQLGVEEKIENAMFSAIHEKRQNFTNRDDIRALFIANGVDAKDFDAAANSFMVNAQVANMKRDTENAKIQGVPALVVNGKYLVKTDAIKSYDEMLDIAYFLAEKKD from the coding sequence ATGAAAAAAGCACTACTGGTGGCGTTAGCGTTAGTGATAGCACCTATGGCAGCCATGGCTGCTGATTATAAAGAAGGCGTGCATTACACTGTGATTAATCAAGGGCCTGCGACTGCCAAGCCTGAAATCAAAGAGTTTTTCTCTTTCTATTGTGGTCATTGCTTTAATTTTGCTAAAACTGTGGTGCCACAAATTAAGTCAACCCTGCCAAAAGGTGTGGCGTTTAATCAAGCTCACGTTGAATTTATCGGCCGCGAAATGGGCCCTGAAATGTCACGCGCCTTTGCGGTTGCTCGCCAACTGGGTGTGGAAGAAAAGATAGAAAACGCTATGTTCAGCGCTATTCATGAGAAGCGTCAAAACTTCACGAATCGTGATGATATTCGCGCTTTATTCATAGCTAACGGTGTTGATGCTAAAGATTTTGATGCCGCGGCCAATTCATTCATGGTTAATGCGCAAGTGGCTAACATGAAGCGCGATACTGAAAACGCTAAAATCCAAGGCGTGCCAGCGCTGGTGGTGAACGGTAAGTATTTAGTGAAGACAGATGCCATCAAGTCTTACGATGAAATGTTAGATATCGCTTACTTCTTAGCTGAAAAGAAAGACTAA
- a CDS encoding DUF1107 domain-containing protein produces MRVFPVYAPKLMIKHVRIFLNGAIWVKDLGRLEFEKGRFMLPKKSQPKIKQAVVELNALIEAQNQLALLA; encoded by the coding sequence ATGAGAGTTTTCCCCGTTTATGCCCCAAAGCTAATGATTAAGCATGTCAGAATTTTTTTGAATGGGGCGATTTGGGTAAAAGATCTCGGGCGACTTGAGTTTGAGAAAGGGCGATTTATGTTGCCTAAAAAGAGTCAACCTAAGATTAAGCAGGCGGTAGTTGAATTGAATGCGTTGATTGAAGCGCAAAATCAGTTAGCTCTTCTGGCTTAA